A genomic segment from Spirochaetota bacterium encodes:
- a CDS encoding gamma-glutamyltransferase: protein MKALRVILKTTGVALVSLCALLVTIYLFLPKGPRGLMEFDDPFGKERPTAVAERHMAATGNPWATAAALEVLDRGGNAVDAAVAALLVLNVTFGEAASFPGVAPVLVYDAQTGKVASYTGAGKAPAAATIELFKRKGHKVVPKLSILSQLVPASPDVITALLERYGTRSFGELSAPAIKLAEEGFPVHATMHKNLSMNVFKRLGLSILMPYNAQVYLGGQWWRPLHKRDRFRRPDLAKTFRALVDAEKKALEKGAGRKAGLAAVRDYFYKGPIADAILGLHREKGGLFTREDLSGYRGEFETPLSGSFGEYTLYTNRTWSQGAVVPLALQILEGADLKTMGHNSPAYVHAVLQAIELAMADREAFFGDPAFIKVPEKGLLSKDYAAARRKLMTKGKAFGAMPPHGDPWKYRSAAPGARAKGPEARPVARLAENAAGYGRDTSYVSVVDRRGNAVSLTPSDFPQSPMVPGTGLTLGIRMTQFRLDHGHPAALAPGKRPTITPNAAMVFNKGKFYMSYGTPGGDMQTQALVQVFLNIVLFGMDAQEAIDAPRFRSLNWPDAFSPHAYRPGAIELEGPLGRAAGGALEDMGYRVEVKGERDNSFGAVCAVIRDPKTGKLYGGADARESSWAEGR from the coding sequence CACCGCCGCCGCGCTGGAGGTGCTCGACCGGGGTGGAAACGCCGTGGACGCGGCCGTGGCGGCCCTCCTGGTGCTCAACGTAACCTTCGGCGAGGCTGCGAGCTTCCCGGGCGTCGCGCCGGTGCTGGTGTACGACGCGCAGACCGGAAAGGTGGCGAGCTACACCGGGGCCGGAAAGGCCCCGGCGGCGGCCACCATCGAACTTTTCAAACGAAAGGGCCACAAAGTGGTGCCTAAGCTAAGCATCCTCTCGCAGCTCGTACCGGCCTCGCCGGACGTCATCACGGCGCTGCTGGAGCGTTACGGCACCAGGAGCTTCGGCGAGCTGTCGGCGCCCGCCATAAAGCTCGCCGAGGAGGGCTTTCCTGTGCACGCCACGATGCACAAGAACCTCTCCATGAACGTATTCAAGCGGCTGGGCCTTTCAATCCTCATGCCCTACAACGCGCAGGTCTACCTGGGCGGGCAGTGGTGGCGGCCGCTGCATAAAAGGGACCGCTTCAGGCGACCGGATCTCGCGAAGACCTTCAGGGCGCTCGTCGACGCCGAAAAAAAGGCGCTGGAAAAGGGCGCCGGGCGAAAGGCGGGCCTTGCGGCCGTTCGCGACTATTTCTATAAAGGGCCGATCGCCGATGCCATACTCGGGCTCCACCGCGAGAAGGGCGGCCTCTTTACGCGCGAGGACCTGTCCGGCTATCGCGGCGAATTCGAGACGCCGCTTTCCGGAAGCTTCGGCGAGTACACCCTCTATACCAACCGCACCTGGAGCCAGGGCGCGGTGGTGCCACTGGCTTTGCAGATCCTCGAGGGCGCGGACCTCAAGACCATGGGCCACAACTCGCCGGCGTACGTGCACGCCGTGCTCCAGGCGATCGAACTTGCCATGGCCGACCGTGAGGCCTTCTTCGGCGACCCGGCCTTCATAAAGGTGCCCGAGAAGGGCCTGTTGTCGAAGGACTACGCGGCCGCGCGGCGCAAGCTCATGACGAAGGGAAAAGCCTTCGGCGCGATGCCGCCGCACGGCGATCCGTGGAAGTACCGGTCGGCGGCGCCCGGCGCCCGTGCAAAAGGCCCGGAGGCCCGCCCCGTCGCGCGCCTCGCCGAAAACGCGGCAGGTTACGGCAGGGACACCAGTTACGTGAGCGTTGTGGATCGCCGGGGCAACGCCGTATCGCTCACGCCGAGCGACTTTCCGCAATCGCCGATGGTGCCGGGGACGGGGCTTACGCTCGGAATCCGCATGACGCAGTTCCGGCTGGACCACGGACACCCGGCCGCGCTCGCGCCGGGCAAACGGCCGACCATCACGCCGAACGCCGCCATGGTGTTTAATAAAGGCAAATTCTACATGAGCTACGGCACGCCCGGCGGCGACATGCAGACACAGGCCCTGGTGCAGGTATTCCTGAATATCGTCCTCTTCGGCATGGACGCGCAGGAGGCGATCGACGCGCCGCGCTTCCGCTCGCTCAACTGGCCCGACGCCTTCTCGCCGCACGCGTACCGTCCGGGCGCCATAGAGCTCGAGGGCCCGCTGGGGCGCGCCGCGGGCGGCGCGCTCGAGGACATGGGCTACCGCGTGGAGGTGAAGGGCGAACGCGATAACAGCTTCGGCGCCGTGTGCGCCGTCATCCGCGATCCGAAAACGGGAAAGCTCTACGGCGGCGCCGACGCGCGCGAGAGCTCGTGGGCCGAGGGGCGGTAG
- a CDS encoding flavin reductase family protein, whose protein sequence is MAHTLREIDPRTLGDNPFKLIGDDWMLITAGTPESYNTMTASWGGLGVLWNKNVCFCFVRPTRHTYKFMEDAARFTLSFFGEKYRTALNYCGSHSGKDVDKAKEAGITPASTESGAVYFAEARLVLECEKIYFQDILPRNFLAEGISKLYPQKDYHRMYVGAIVRCLSA, encoded by the coding sequence ATGGCACACACACTCAGGGAAATCGATCCGCGCACGCTCGGGGACAACCCCTTCAAACTGATCGGTGACGACTGGATGCTCATCACCGCGGGTACGCCCGAAAGCTACAACACCATGACGGCCTCGTGGGGGGGCCTGGGCGTGCTCTGGAACAAAAACGTCTGCTTCTGTTTCGTACGCCCCACGCGCCACACCTACAAATTCATGGAGGACGCCGCTCGCTTCACGCTTTCGTTCTTCGGCGAGAAGTACCGCACGGCGCTGAACTACTGCGGCTCGCACTCGGGGAAGGACGTCGACAAGGCGAAGGAGGCGGGAATAACCCCCGCGTCGACCGAAAGCGGCGCGGTGTATTTCGCCGAGGCGCGCCTGGTACTGGAGTGCGAGAAGATATACTTCCAGGACATCCTGCCGCGGAACTTCCTCGCCGAGGGAATTTCGAAACTCTACCCGCAGAAAGACTACCACCGCATGTATGTCGGCGCGATAGTGCGCTGCCTCTCGGCCTGA
- a CDS encoding TrpB-like pyridoxal phosphate-dependent enzyme, translating into MPHESTKILLPEKEMPRQWYNIIPDLPRPLSPPVSPATGKAITPDELNAIFPMGLIMQEVSQDSYIDIPEEILDIYRLWRPSPLVRARRLEEAIGTPAKIYYKNEGVSPAGSHKLNTAVAQAYYNKKEGINKLSTETGAGQWGSALSLACNFFDMKVHVYMVRVSHDQKPYRKFMMETWGGTVTPSPSPLTNVGREILAKDPKNPGNLGIAISEAVEEAATNKDTNYALGSVLNHVCMHQTIIGLETRKQLELAGDYPDVVIACVGGGSNFSGIAFPFVRDKINGKNIKILAVEPSACPTLTKGSFVYDYGDEAKMAPIVEMYTLGHTFMPPSIHAGGLRYHGMSPLVSLLYHEKIIDAVSVAQKGCFEAAVLFSRTEGIIPAPESSHAIRAAIDEAMKAKEEGKQKTIVFNLSGHGHFDLASYDMYFSGKLDDYEYPAKLIEEALTDLPKVSL; encoded by the coding sequence ATGCCACACGAATCTACGAAGATACTCTTACCCGAAAAGGAAATGCCGCGGCAGTGGTACAACATCATCCCGGACCTTCCCCGGCCGCTCAGTCCGCCCGTAAGCCCGGCGACCGGAAAGGCCATCACTCCCGACGAACTGAACGCCATCTTCCCGATGGGGCTCATCATGCAGGAGGTGAGCCAGGACAGCTACATCGATATTCCCGAGGAGATCCTCGACATATACCGGCTGTGGAGGCCGTCGCCGCTGGTGCGCGCGCGCAGGCTCGAGGAAGCCATCGGCACGCCGGCAAAAATCTATTATAAAAACGAGGGCGTATCGCCCGCCGGCAGCCACAAACTCAATACCGCCGTGGCCCAGGCCTATTACAACAAGAAGGAAGGCATAAACAAGCTCTCAACCGAGACCGGCGCCGGGCAGTGGGGAAGCGCGCTCTCGCTGGCATGCAACTTCTTCGACATGAAGGTGCACGTGTACATGGTGCGCGTGAGCCACGACCAGAAGCCCTACCGCAAGTTCATGATGGAGACCTGGGGCGGCACGGTGACGCCGAGCCCGAGCCCTCTTACGAACGTCGGCCGCGAGATACTGGCGAAGGACCCCAAGAATCCCGGCAATCTCGGCATCGCCATCAGCGAGGCGGTGGAGGAGGCCGCCACCAACAAGGACACCAACTACGCGCTGGGAAGCGTGCTCAACCACGTCTGCATGCACCAGACGATCATCGGCCTGGAGACGCGCAAGCAGCTCGAGCTGGCCGGCGACTATCCCGACGTGGTCATCGCCTGCGTGGGCGGCGGCTCGAATTTCTCGGGGATCGCGTTCCCGTTCGTGCGCGACAAGATCAACGGTAAAAACATTAAGATTCTCGCGGTCGAGCCGTCGGCATGTCCCACGCTCACCAAGGGGAGCTTTGTCTACGACTACGGCGACGAAGCCAAAATGGCGCCGATCGTCGAGATGTACACGCTGGGCCACACCTTCATGCCGCCCTCCATCCACGCGGGCGGATTGCGCTACCACGGCATGTCGCCGCTGGTGAGCCTGCTCTACCACGAAAAAATCATCGACGCCGTTTCGGTGGCACAGAAGGGCTGTTTCGAGGCGGCGGTGCTCTTCTCGCGAACCGAGGGCATCATCCCCGCGCCGGAGTCCTCGCACGCCATACGCGCGGCGATCGACGAGGCCATGAAGGCGAAAGAGGAAGGAAAGCAGAAGACCATCGTCTTCAACCTGAGCGGCCACGGCCACTTCGACCTGGCCTCGTACGACATGTACTTCTCGGGCAAGCTCGACGACTACGAGTACCCGGCCAAGCTCATCGAGGAGGCGCTCACCGATCTGCCGAAGGTGTCGCTGTAA
- a CDS encoding cupin: MKIITQPPTIDAAGSPPKTIEEYVGAVNSRNGNPGVARTKSPRGRSEPGQRPESDEYSVVRYRAPRTDGAGYAAVRVPAIRPERAHRDDVRSFFGDAPVLRFRGGVMPTAAA, translated from the coding sequence ATGAAGATCATCACGCAACCGCCCACCATAGACGCCGCGGGTTCGCCGCCGAAGACGATAGAGGAGTACGTCGGCGCGGTGAATTCGCGGAACGGCAACCCCGGCGTCGCGCGCACGAAAAGCCCGCGGGGCCGGAGCGAACCGGGCCAGCGGCCGGAGTCCGACGAGTATTCCGTGGTGCGCTACCGCGCGCCTCGTACGGACGGCGCCGGGTACGCCGCCGTCCGCGTCCCGGCCATCAGGCCGGAACGAGCACACAGGGACGATGTACGATCGTTCTTCGGCGATGCGCCGGTTTTAAGGTTCCGCGGCGGTGTGATGCCGACCGCCGCGGCCTGA
- a CDS encoding tetratricopeptide repeat protein yields the protein MCTIATVIKQLLLAALVCVLVSEARAPLPVHAQYRGEPKTIAHDFLDLEKGLGAVRDQYPTVNALIGKAVGKIQARQNHTTEQAIVVLRTIDSILADEGYRFGKNLLLGVGLETKTIDCDNYCALYIAIAEVIKIPIVPVYAPNHSFVRFYFDDGTYINWETTQAEIRPDSYYIKTLRIHPESIRHGVYMKTLSRKEFIAVEYNNIGAHIMKGGKYAGAVAYFSEAIGRYPVFSSAYHNRGSSLYALGRSDEALTDLLRANELDPSRAGTHNTLGDIYLDRDQLEKALGEFNASIKLDPANYVPYNSIAIIMKRKGDGRKALIWQEKSRRVKERYGK from the coding sequence ATGTGCACAATTGCCACGGTGATAAAACAGCTCCTGCTTGCGGCGCTCGTATGTGTGCTCGTTTCGGAGGCCCGCGCCCCTCTGCCCGTACACGCGCAATACAGGGGAGAACCAAAAACAATCGCGCACGACTTTCTCGATCTCGAGAAGGGGCTCGGCGCCGTGCGCGATCAATATCCCACCGTCAACGCCCTTATCGGGAAAGCCGTCGGAAAAATTCAGGCCCGACAGAACCATACGACGGAGCAGGCAATCGTCGTGCTGCGGACGATCGACTCGATCCTCGCGGACGAGGGATACAGATTCGGGAAAAACCTGCTTTTGGGCGTGGGGCTCGAAACGAAGACGATCGACTGCGACAATTACTGCGCTCTCTACATCGCCATCGCCGAGGTCATTAAAATACCGATCGTCCCGGTGTACGCCCCCAATCACAGCTTCGTCAGATTCTATTTCGATGACGGCACGTACATCAACTGGGAGACCACGCAGGCGGAAATCCGCCCGGATTCGTACTACATTAAAACGCTGCGGATTCACCCGGAGTCGATACGGCATGGAGTGTATATGAAGACGCTCTCCCGAAAAGAATTCATCGCGGTCGAGTACAACAACATCGGCGCCCATATCATGAAGGGCGGGAAATACGCCGGGGCCGTGGCGTATTTCAGCGAGGCGATCGGGCGCTATCCCGTGTTTTCGTCGGCGTATCATAATCGCGGATCGTCCCTGTATGCGCTGGGACGATCCGACGAGGCGCTGACCGATCTGCTCAGGGCCAACGAACTGGATCCCTCGCGGGCGGGAACGCACAACACCCTCGGCGACATCTATCTCGACAGGGACCAGCTCGAGAAAGCGCTCGGTGAATTCAACGCCAGCATAAAGCTCGATCCCGCGAATTACGTGCCCTATAACAGCATCGCGATCATCATGAAGCGGAAAGGGGACGGGCGGAAGGCGCTTATATGGCAGGAAAAATCACGGCGCGTAAAAGAGCGGTATGGAAAATAA
- a CDS encoding DUF362 domain-containing protein, with translation MSTVYFADFRCSSRENIFSKTKKLFIKAGFGERIEKKDFVAIKTHFGEYGNLAFVPAPVIRTLAELVLERGGRPFITDTNTLYRGSRSNAVDHLRNAVQNGFLMETAGAPVIIADGLKGDDYASVAVESKHFREIKIASAIHGADAVLVVSHVKGHELYGFGGAIKNVAMGCAPPSGKQMLHSDMKPKVIAEKCTSCGMCIKRCPADAIRFDENKKANIDPHACISCGECTVICAYEAIPVIWTTDHRPLHERTAEYVKGVVDTKPGKWMYINYVMNVSPQCDCYYWNDAPIVPNIGILASTDPVAIDRASADLVNRAAPLPGSKIAGRDESKDNLRALYDLPWDYQLEYARQIGLGDDAYDLVEP, from the coding sequence ATGAGCACGGTATATTTCGCCGATTTCCGCTGCAGCAGCAGGGAGAACATCTTCAGCAAGACGAAAAAGCTTTTTATAAAGGCCGGTTTCGGGGAGCGCATCGAGAAGAAGGATTTTGTCGCCATCAAGACACATTTCGGCGAGTACGGCAACCTGGCCTTCGTCCCGGCGCCGGTCATTCGCACGCTCGCGGAGTTGGTGCTGGAGCGCGGCGGCCGGCCCTTCATCACCGACACCAACACGCTCTACCGCGGCTCGCGCAGCAACGCGGTCGATCATCTCCGGAACGCCGTGCAGAACGGCTTTCTCATGGAGACGGCCGGGGCCCCGGTAATCATCGCCGACGGCCTGAAGGGCGACGATTATGCCAGCGTTGCCGTCGAGTCGAAGCATTTCAGGGAGATCAAGATAGCCTCGGCCATCCACGGCGCCGACGCGGTGCTGGTGGTTTCGCACGTGAAGGGCCACGAGCTCTACGGCTTCGGCGGCGCCATAAAGAACGTGGCCATGGGATGCGCGCCCCCCTCGGGCAAGCAGATGCTCCATTCGGACATGAAGCCGAAGGTGATCGCCGAGAAATGCACCTCCTGCGGAATGTGCATAAAGCGCTGCCCGGCCGACGCCATACGCTTCGACGAAAACAAAAAGGCGAACATCGACCCACACGCCTGCATCAGCTGCGGCGAATGCACCGTCATCTGCGCATACGAGGCCATTCCCGTAATCTGGACCACCGATCACAGGCCGCTCCACGAGCGGACCGCGGAATACGTCAAGGGCGTCGTCGACACAAAGCCGGGGAAATGGATGTATATCAATTACGTCATGAACGTCTCGCCCCAGTGCGATTGCTATTACTGGAACGACGCTCCCATAGTGCCTAATATCGGCATTCTGGCCTCGACCGACCCCGTGGCGATCGACCGGGCCTCGGCCGACCTGGTCAACCGCGCCGCGCCGCTTCCGGGTTCGAAGATCGCCGGCCGCGACGAATCGAAGGACAACCTGAGGGCCCTGTACGACCTCCCGTGGGATTACCAGCTCGAATACGCCCGCCAAATCGGGCTCGGCGATGACGCCTATGATCTCGTGGAGCCGTGA
- a CDS encoding response regulator, translating to MKSSHDFPNLNPKRPDGVKPSGKPYRVMVVEDKEFQRKQIVQILESEGYEVVASAGDGKEAVQMYDRYARDLDLITTDLDMPNLDGYALLYEITQKKPRARIVFISDETTKTVLADLLKMGAADFILKPIQRGRLLERIKMVLNRAQQA from the coding sequence ATGAAGAGCTCGCACGATTTTCCGAATCTTAATCCCAAGCGGCCCGACGGGGTGAAGCCCAGCGGCAAGCCGTACAGGGTGATGGTCGTCGAGGACAAGGAATTTCAGCGCAAGCAGATCGTCCAGATACTCGAATCCGAGGGCTACGAGGTGGTGGCGTCGGCGGGCGACGGGAAGGAGGCCGTCCAGATGTATGACCGGTACGCGCGCGACCTTGATCTCATCACCACCGACCTCGATATGCCGAACCTGGACGGCTACGCGCTGCTCTACGAGATTACCCAGAAAAAACCGCGCGCTCGGATAGTGTTCATCAGCGACGAAACCACCAAAACCGTCCTGGCGGACCTCCTCAAGATGGGCGCGGCCGATTTCATATTGAAGCCGATACAGCGCGGGCGCCTTCTCGAAAGGATTAAAATGGTGCTGAACAGGGCACAGCAGGCCTGA
- the hisF gene encoding imidazole glycerol phosphate synthase subunit HisF encodes MLAKRIMPCLDVRDGRVVKGVNFVNFRDAGDPVENGRFYDGEGADELVFLDITASSDKRNIVLNMVKNVAETVNIPFTVGGGIRAVEDVRMILENGADKVSMNTAAVLNPDIIGESAVRFGAQCILVAIDAKRNDHGGWNVHLNGGRTPTDIDAVEWAVRACGLGAGEILLTSMDRDGTRMGYDIELTRRIADAVPVPVIASGGVGTIEHMYEGLTAGGADAVLVASIFHFREVTIRDVKRELAARGLPMRTI; translated from the coding sequence ATGCTCGCCAAACGAATAATGCCCTGCCTCGACGTTAGGGACGGGCGCGTGGTAAAGGGCGTCAACTTCGTCAATTTCCGCGACGCCGGCGACCCGGTCGAAAACGGCAGGTTTTACGACGGGGAAGGCGCCGACGAACTTGTGTTCCTGGACATTACCGCAAGTTCGGACAAGAGAAACATCGTACTCAACATGGTCAAGAACGTCGCCGAGACCGTCAACATCCCCTTTACCGTCGGCGGCGGAATCCGCGCGGTCGAGGACGTGCGCATGATCCTGGAGAACGGCGCCGACAAGGTGTCGATGAACACCGCGGCCGTGCTGAACCCGGATATTATCGGCGAGTCGGCCGTGCGCTTCGGTGCCCAGTGCATACTGGTGGCCATCGACGCCAAACGGAACGACCACGGCGGCTGGAACGTCCACCTCAACGGGGGACGAACACCCACCGATATCGACGCCGTGGAGTGGGCGGTACGCGCCTGCGGCCTCGGGGCGGGCGAGATACTGCTCACCAGCATGGACCGCGACGGCACCAGGATGGGCTACGACATAGAGCTCACGCGGCGCATCGCCGACGCGGTTCCCGTCCCAGTCATCGCCTCGGGCGGCGTGGGTACGATCGAGCACATGTACGAGGGACTTACGGCGGGCGGCGCGGACGCGGTGCTGGTCGCGTCGATCTTTCATTTTCGCGAGGTAACCATACGGGACGTCAAGCGGGAGCTCGCCGCGCGCGGACTGCCGATGCGAACGATATGA
- a CDS encoding HRDC domain-containing protein: MEDDRIVLVDSREGLAGLVRRLETVDEVAMDCEGESNLHRYGIHLCLVQIFDGERCYLVDPVVLGDISDMREFIESERVRKLMCSADFDMRLMHHTCGFRLGNVFDVQIAAKLLGSEHLSLQAILEEYLGVSLPKSASDRRSDWSKRPLSKRQMEYAAGDVLHLPPLGRVLDQRLAEKGLTDEAQKAHRALINISFRPKSDPHLRLPGANRLPAAARTRLKRLYQVRERIAERLDIPPFMVLANEVLVAAAKNPPSGKAAWHALKGMTRFARSRIAELEAALADTPAK, encoded by the coding sequence ATGGAAGATGACAGAATAGTACTGGTTGATTCGCGGGAGGGCCTCGCTGGGCTTGTCCGACGGCTGGAAACGGTCGACGAGGTCGCAATGGACTGCGAGGGCGAGTCGAACCTGCATCGCTACGGCATTCACCTGTGCCTGGTGCAGATTTTCGACGGCGAGCGCTGTTACCTCGTCGATCCGGTGGTACTTGGGGATATTTCGGATATGCGGGAGTTCATCGAGAGCGAACGCGTCCGCAAGCTGATGTGTTCGGCCGACTTCGACATGCGCCTTATGCACCATACCTGCGGCTTCCGGCTCGGGAACGTGTTCGACGTTCAGATAGCGGCCAAGCTGCTGGGGAGCGAGCACCTCTCCCTGCAGGCGATACTGGAGGAGTACCTTGGTGTCAGCCTGCCGAAGAGCGCGAGCGACCGCCGATCCGACTGGAGCAAACGGCCGCTTTCGAAGCGGCAGATGGAATATGCCGCGGGCGATGTGCTGCACCTTCCGCCGCTCGGGCGCGTGCTCGATCAACGGCTTGCCGAAAAGGGCCTGACCGATGAGGCACAGAAGGCGCATCGCGCCCTGATAAACATAAGCTTTCGACCGAAGAGCGATCCGCATCTTCGTCTTCCCGGGGCCAACCGCCTGCCCGCCGCGGCCCGGACCCGCCTCAAGCGCCTCTACCAGGTCCGCGAACGGATCGCGGAAAGGCTGGATATTCCTCCCTTCATGGTCCTCGCCAATGAGGTCCTGGTCGCTGCGGCGAAAAACCCGCCGTCCGGTAAGGCCGCCTGGCACGCGTTAAAGGGCATGACCCGGTTCGCCCGGTCGCGCATTGCCGAGCTCGAAGCGGCGCTTGCGGACACGCCGGCGAAGTGA